A genome region from Tolypothrix sp. PCC 7712 includes the following:
- a CDS encoding PP2C family serine/threonine-protein phosphatase, with the protein MENDAATLYCPNELCQAPNPISHKFCLRCSTPLPKRYLWVQGDGLSFAAGEFLADRYLVIDKSVVFDTQPGISPQTPELDNLSELRPYLRLIPYRLNIPQVYGIIPPIDERSHGILLLEKPPLLTDGTTQEVKLCPNLITAWGDATSMRQLNWLWQIANLWQPLLSEEVASSLLDPYLIRVEGSLIRLLELRNDDSATPSLIQLGEFWQQLHKQAKPAIAELIHKISSSLINEEIRSAEQLTAVLDYGLAQLGRSQKQTIKIYTKTDTGPSRQRNEDACYPPPDTLVSKPPQPTALAIVCDGIGGHEGGNVASNLAIETIQQQVNQLTKVPSDHIDPAMLLTDLESAVAVVNDKISQRNDSENRQGRKRMGTTLVMALPIAHEMYITHVGDSRAYWITSQGCYQVTLDDDVASREVRLGYAVYREAIEQSGSGSLVQALGMSPSTSLHPTSQRFILDEDAVFLLTSDGLSDFDRVEDYWETEILPILTGQTDVVEVAEKLVEIANTKNGHDNVTIALVHYQVKYVEPQSSLTPFIPENVPTKAVETTKTAQTTNLSNSNAKTQVIPDNPRAKIAQLPLQWIVPLILVVASGTFGYFLMRLRLPLPTQPVASNPDTTVQPTPEPTAVRNVENLAQGWVIETNREIVNSKQKFPKGTYFQVIDKKPIPNSASKDSLVNLQECPNPDTPTPPKDAVASQPPKKTLRIELSKLRSSAIVLQPGETNPCEDTAPAAPVNQPPATTPPKDENPT; encoded by the coding sequence ATGGAAAATGATGCGGCAACACTCTACTGCCCTAATGAACTTTGTCAAGCTCCTAACCCAATAAGCCACAAGTTTTGCTTGCGATGCTCTACACCCCTACCCAAACGCTATCTCTGGGTTCAGGGAGATGGTCTCAGTTTTGCCGCCGGAGAATTTTTAGCTGATCGCTATTTAGTCATCGATAAATCCGTGGTTTTTGATACTCAACCAGGAATATCGCCACAAACACCAGAATTAGATAATTTGTCAGAACTCAGACCATATCTCAGGTTAATTCCCTATCGCTTAAACATACCGCAGGTATATGGCATCATCCCGCCAATAGATGAGCGTTCTCATGGCATCTTACTTTTAGAAAAACCACCCCTACTGACTGATGGCACGACTCAAGAAGTCAAACTTTGCCCCAATTTAATTACAGCATGGGGTGATGCCACATCTATGCGCCAACTCAACTGGCTGTGGCAAATTGCGAATTTGTGGCAACCTCTGTTAAGTGAAGAAGTAGCATCTAGCTTACTTGACCCATATTTAATTAGGGTAGAAGGCTCCTTAATCCGGTTGTTGGAATTACGTAATGATGACTCAGCAACGCCTAGCTTAATTCAATTAGGCGAATTTTGGCAGCAGTTACACAAGCAAGCAAAACCTGCGATCGCAGAATTAATTCATAAAATTAGTAGTTCTTTAATTAACGAAGAAATCAGATCGGCAGAACAATTAACAGCAGTTCTAGATTATGGATTGGCTCAACTAGGGCGATCGCAAAAGCAGACAATCAAAATTTATACTAAAACTGATACTGGCCCCAGCCGCCAACGCAATGAAGATGCTTGTTATCCCCCTCCTGACACCTTAGTAAGTAAACCGCCACAGCCGACAGCCTTAGCGATAGTCTGCGATGGGATTGGGGGACATGAAGGCGGTAATGTGGCATCAAATTTAGCGATTGAAACCATTCAACAGCAGGTAAACCAACTCACTAAAGTACCTTCTGACCATATAGACCCAGCCATGCTGCTCACAGACCTAGAATCGGCTGTAGCAGTGGTGAATGATAAAATCAGCCAGCGTAACGATAGCGAGAATCGCCAAGGGCGCAAACGTATGGGCACAACTTTGGTCATGGCATTGCCTATAGCCCATGAAATGTACATTACTCATGTTGGTGATAGTCGCGCCTACTGGATTACAAGCCAAGGCTGTTATCAAGTAACTTTAGATGATGATGTCGCCTCCCGCGAAGTCCGATTAGGCTACGCTGTGTATCGGGAAGCAATCGAACAGAGTGGTTCTGGTTCCCTGGTGCAGGCTTTGGGGATGAGTCCTAGTACTTCATTACATCCCACTTCCCAGAGGTTTATTTTGGATGAAGATGCAGTATTTCTCCTCACATCCGATGGCTTAAGTGATTTTGACCGCGTCGAAGATTACTGGGAAACAGAAATATTGCCGATACTGACAGGGCAAACCGATGTGGTAGAAGTGGCAGAAAAATTAGTAGAAATCGCGAATACGAAAAATGGACATGATAATGTCACTATTGCCTTGGTACATTATCAAGTCAAATATGTAGAACCACAGTCAAGCCTGACTCCCTTCATTCCCGAAAATGTGCCCACAAAAGCTGTGGAAACTACCAAAACAGCACAGACAACCAACTTAAGCAATTCCAATGCCAAAACGCAAGTAATTCCAGACAACCCACGCGCCAAAATTGCTCAATTACCTCTACAGTGGATTGTGCCGTTAATCTTGGTTGTGGCATCTGGTACCTTTGGCTACTTCTTAATGCGATTGCGATTACCCTTACCGACTCAGCCAGTTGCATCTAATCCCGATACCACTGTACAACCAACTCCAGAACCAACAGCAGTACGCAACGTGGAGAATCTGGCACAAGGTTGGGTAATTGAAACCAATCGTGAAATCGTCAATAGTAAACAAAAGTTTCCCAAAGGGACTTATTTTCAAGTTATTGATAAAAAACCCATCCCTAATTCTGCTAGTAAAGATTCTTTGGTGAATCTTCAAGAATGTCCTAATCCGGATACACCTACTCCTCCAAAAGACGCGGTTGCATCCCAGCCACCAAAGAAAACCTTACGCATTGAACTCTCCAAACTCCGGTCTAGCGCCATTGTCTTACAACCAGGCGAAACTAATCCCTGCGAAGACACAGCACCAGCCGCGCCAGTCAACCAACCGCCAGCAACTACGCCGCCAAAAGATGAGAATCCAACTTAG
- a CDS encoding NAD(P)H-quinone oxidoreductase subunit M, with protein sequence MDNPMLLKSTTRHIRIFAAEIDRDGELVPSNQVLTLDVDPDNEFNWNEDALQKIYRKFDELVEASSGADLTDYNLRRVGSDLEHYLRSLLQKGDISYNLQSRVNNYSMGLPQVAVDEKK encoded by the coding sequence ATGGACAACCCGATGCTGCTCAAGTCTACAACCCGGCATATTCGCATTTTTGCCGCAGAAATTGACCGGGATGGGGAACTGGTTCCCAGTAATCAAGTCTTAACGTTAGACGTAGACCCAGACAACGAATTCAACTGGAATGAAGATGCCCTACAAAAGATTTATCGAAAATTTGATGAATTAGTAGAAGCATCTAGTGGCGCAGACTTAACAGACTACAACTTACGCCGCGTTGGTTCAGACTTGGAGCATTATCTGCGATCGCTCTTGCAAAAAGGTGACATCAGCTACAATCTCCAAAGCCGCGTCAATAACTACAGTATGGGTCTTCCCCAAGTAGCAGTTGACGAGAAAAAGTAG
- a CDS encoding Npun_R1517 family heterocyst differentiation transcriptional regulator, which produces MNSKALPRQINNIEVGVYECEIHLKFRLVEEKSLLSDREQLLQVLLDALTEGSDDFLETLHASVKAQEVSEFKASPQMRRQLMRLRNFADNSQ; this is translated from the coding sequence ATGAATTCTAAAGCCTTACCACGCCAAATAAATAATATTGAAGTAGGTGTTTATGAATGCGAAATACATCTAAAATTCCGATTAGTTGAAGAAAAAAGCCTGTTAAGCGATCGCGAACAATTATTGCAAGTGCTGCTAGATGCTTTAACTGAAGGATCTGATGACTTTTTAGAGACCCTACACGCGTCTGTAAAAGCCCAAGAAGTTTCTGAGTTTAAAGCTTCGCCGCAAATGCGTCGTCAGCTGATGCGCTTACGTAATTTTGCCGATAATAGCCAATGA
- a CDS encoding response regulator transcription factor, with product MSAQLLLVDDEPGLREAVKDYLQESGFSVQVASNAREGWELMQQNTPDLVISDIMMPQVDGYQFLKQLREDPRFQALPVVFLTAKGMTGDRIQGYQAGVDAYLPKPFDPDELIAIVENLLARRMAKTPATGEETETPDIAELAHQIAQIKALLTQRNAISQSPAPFKIDLTPREQSVLNLVAEGLMNKEIARRLETSVRNVEKYVSRLFSKTGTNSRTELVRFALEHGLAK from the coding sequence ATGTCAGCACAATTGTTACTGGTAGATGATGAACCAGGATTGCGGGAAGCCGTAAAAGATTATTTACAAGAAAGCGGTTTCAGCGTTCAAGTTGCCAGTAACGCCCGTGAGGGATGGGAATTGATGCAACAAAATACACCGGACTTAGTGATTTCGGATATTATGATGCCGCAGGTGGACGGGTATCAGTTTTTAAAACAACTGCGAGAAGACCCCCGTTTTCAAGCACTGCCTGTAGTATTTTTAACTGCTAAGGGAATGACAGGCGATCGCATCCAAGGTTACCAAGCTGGTGTTGATGCTTACTTACCTAAGCCTTTCGATCCAGATGAGTTAATTGCCATTGTAGAAAATTTGCTTGCCCGGCGCATGGCTAAGACTCCAGCAACGGGAGAAGAAACGGAAACTCCTGATATTGCGGAACTAGCACATCAGATTGCTCAAATTAAGGCGTTATTAACCCAAAGAAACGCTATTTCTCAATCACCCGCACCTTTTAAAATCGATCTAACTCCCAGAGAACAAAGTGTTCTGAATTTGGTGGCTGAAGGGTTGATGAATAAAGAAATTGCCCGTCGTTTAGAGACTAGTGTGCGGAATGTGGAAAAGTATGTCAGCCGTTTATTTAGTAAAACTGGTACCAACAGCCGTACAGAGTTAGTTCGTTTTGCTTTAGAACATGGGCTTGCTAAATAA
- a CDS encoding glycosyltransferase has product MNNSSVDTTTAHSFWPQVSVVVPIYNGETDLPDLISCLLAQTYPKDRVEYLLVDNNSSDRTLTYLNTAAELSPLTIRPLSENQIQSSYAARNTGIRAATGEIIAFTDADCRPQPQWLELLIQPFSDQNIVIVVGEIAALPGKNILEQHADQQDTLSQKHTLTHPFCAYGQTANLAIRRIVLEKVGLFRPYLTTGGDADICWRILLAKIGDLKFAPGAIVKHRHRSTFKELQSQWRRYGRSNRYLHELYGVKLMPGLKPKDYIHRLIRWLLKEIPKNILQAIAGKGTLVDFLSTPIGLFTAKARYSGQSEAKLPEKAQIIEWL; this is encoded by the coding sequence ATGAATAATTCATCAGTTGATACAACCACTGCCCACAGCTTTTGGCCTCAGGTGTCAGTGGTTGTTCCTATTTATAATGGTGAGACAGATTTACCAGATTTAATTTCTTGTTTATTAGCGCAAACATACCCTAAAGACCGGGTAGAGTATTTGTTGGTAGACAATAATAGCAGCGATCGCACTCTCACCTATTTAAATACAGCCGCAGAGCTTTCTCCCCTCACAATTCGCCCTTTAAGCGAAAATCAAATTCAAAGCTCCTATGCAGCTCGTAATACTGGTATTAGAGCCGCTACAGGCGAAATTATCGCCTTTACCGATGCTGATTGTCGCCCACAACCACAGTGGCTAGAATTACTCATTCAGCCTTTTAGCGACCAAAATATAGTGATTGTGGTCGGTGAAATTGCCGCATTGCCTGGTAAAAATATTTTAGAACAACACGCTGATCAGCAAGATACTCTATCACAAAAGCACACACTCACCCATCCCTTCTGTGCTTACGGACAAACCGCTAATTTAGCCATTCGCCGCATCGTCTTAGAAAAAGTCGGTTTATTTCGTCCTTATCTCACTACAGGCGGCGATGCAGATATTTGTTGGCGGATTCTCTTAGCCAAAATCGGTGATTTAAAATTTGCTCCAGGTGCGATAGTTAAGCATCGCCACCGCAGCACCTTCAAAGAGCTACAGAGCCAATGGCGACGCTACGGACGCTCCAATCGTTACTTACATGAATTGTACGGTGTCAAGTTAATGCCAGGGCTAAAACCCAAAGACTATATTCATCGCTTAATACGCTGGTTATTAAAAGAAATACCCAAAAATATTTTGCAGGCGATCGCAGGCAAAGGCACCCTTGTAGATTTTTTAAGTACCCCCATCGGTTTATTTACCGCCAAAGCGCGCTACTCCGGTCAAAGCGAAGCCAAATTACCAGAAAAAGCCCAAATCATCGAATGGTTATAG
- the ctpB gene encoding carboxyl-terminal processing protease CtpB: MNQSAKRYSPLQVALIGGAIATTATVSVFGPAWTRCVRAALQDSPKALVDQVWQLVNREYVDGKFNQQDWQATRGSLLNKNYSSREEAYVAIREALQTLGDPYTRFMDPKQYEALTSQTSGEVSGIGIRMELNEKTKRLTVVEAIENSPALKAGIKAGDEILAINGKPTQQMKVDDASKLIRGKAGTILTLRLGRAGQSAFDLKLTRATIEVPTVRYTVKQEGNRRVGYIRLREFSSHAADQMRRAIRDLNSKQVNAYVLDLRGNPGGLLQASIEIARMWLDNGGIVRTVDRVGGTEDTKANRTAITNLPLAVLVDGNSASASEILTGALKDNKRAVVVGSQTFGKALVQSVHELTDGSGLAVTIAHYYTPKGTDINHKGITPDIKLDLTEAQERQLASNPDLLGTPSDPQYARAIAVLSNTNFAQPPASQPSGAMSSRANDLKF, encoded by the coding sequence ATGAACCAATCTGCGAAACGTTACTCGCCGCTCCAAGTAGCCTTGATTGGTGGAGCGATCGCCACGACTGCCACTGTATCCGTATTTGGCCCTGCTTGGACACGCTGCGTTCGTGCTGCGCTCCAAGATAGCCCGAAAGCCTTAGTAGACCAAGTATGGCAATTGGTAAATCGTGAGTATGTTGATGGTAAATTTAATCAACAAGATTGGCAAGCTACAAGAGGGAGCCTTTTAAATAAAAACTATTCTTCTCGTGAAGAAGCATACGTTGCAATTCGTGAAGCTTTGCAAACCTTGGGAGATCCATACACTCGCTTTATGGACCCCAAACAATATGAAGCGCTAACCAGCCAAACCTCTGGGGAAGTCTCCGGGATTGGTATTCGCATGGAATTGAACGAAAAAACCAAGCGGCTGACTGTTGTAGAAGCTATAGAAAATTCCCCAGCGCTAAAAGCAGGTATTAAAGCCGGCGATGAAATTTTAGCTATTAATGGCAAACCCACTCAACAAATGAAAGTGGATGATGCTTCTAAGCTAATTCGTGGCAAAGCTGGTACTATTTTAACTTTGCGGTTGGGACGCGCCGGGCAAAGTGCTTTTGATTTAAAGCTAACCCGAGCGACTATTGAAGTACCAACAGTACGTTATACCGTTAAACAAGAAGGTAACCGTCGCGTTGGTTATATTCGGTTACGAGAATTTAGTTCCCACGCTGCGGATCAAATGCGGCGCGCTATCCGCGATTTAAATAGTAAGCAAGTTAATGCTTATGTTTTAGATTTGCGGGGTAATCCAGGCGGTTTATTGCAAGCCAGCATCGAAATTGCGCGGATGTGGCTGGATAACGGTGGAATTGTCCGCACAGTAGATCGTGTAGGTGGCACAGAAGATACTAAAGCTAATCGTACTGCAATCACAAATCTGCCCTTAGCTGTATTGGTAGACGGTAATTCAGCTAGTGCTAGCGAAATCCTTACAGGCGCACTTAAAGATAATAAGCGAGCCGTAGTAGTTGGTAGTCAAACCTTTGGTAAAGCTCTAGTACAGTCAGTGCATGAACTTACAGATGGTTCTGGTTTAGCAGTGACTATTGCCCACTATTACACTCCCAAGGGAACAGATATTAACCATAAAGGAATTACACCAGATATCAAGCTGGACTTGACAGAAGCACAGGAACGTCAACTAGCATCTAATCCGGATTTACTTGGTACACCAAGCGATCCACAGTATGCACGTGCAATTGCGGTTCTCTCAAATACTAACTTCGCTCAACCTCCAGCAAGCCAACCTTCTGGTGCGATGAGCAGCCGTGCTAACGACTTGAAATTTTAG